One Mercurialis annua linkage group LG3, ddMerAnnu1.2, whole genome shotgun sequence DNA window includes the following coding sequences:
- the LOC126671482 gene encoding F-box/FBD/LRR-repeat protein At1g13570-like isoform X3, with translation MFQWVRFDTNVFSFISKCSSLEKLSIKSCSNIGNLDIDIPSLEFFHFYGSFEAICFSKASQNLSTVIIDNAATDVNISVLESSEPINLFQCLRNVEHLRLGSHFVDYLVEGTMPRKLSATLGWLRVLELPEIRFGWADEVSLVLCLVVSSPNLQKLEIGSVPTTYEIQSLAPEILKVQDLLDNALKKLRVVSMKLADTEVVKAELEFIKFLLAESVVLEKMFIQPAEGAVALKILKEVLRFQRSSTKAEIVYLDPDDEE, from the exons ATGTTTCAGTGGGTTCGTTTTGATACCAATGTATTTAGTTTCATCTCCAAATGCTCATCACTTGAAAAACTTTCTATAAAAAGCTGTTCCAATATTGGTAACCTTGATATTGACATTCCTTCCCTTGAGTTCTTTCACTTCTATGGCTCTTTTGAGGCTATTTGTTTTAGTAAAGCTAGTCAGAATCTTTCAACGGTTATAATTGATAATGCCGCAACTGATGTAAATATTTCGGTACTCGAAAGCTCTGAACCGATCAATCTTTTCCAATGTCTACGTAATGTTGAGCACTTGCGTCTCGGATCTCACTTTGTGGAT TATCTGGTTGAAGGAACAATGCCAAGAAAACTTTCAGCAACTCTTGGCTGGCTTAGAGTTCTTGAATTACCTGAAATACGTTTTGGGTGGGCGGACGAGGTCTCTCTTGTTCTTTGCTTGGTTGTGAGCTCTCCTAACTTGCAGAAGCTTGAGATTGGG TCTGTTCCAACTACGTATGAAATACAGTCTCTTGCTCCTGAAATTTTGAAAGTACAAGACCTTTTGGATAATGCGCTGAAAAAGCTTCGAGTGGTGAGCATGAAGCTTGCAGACACGGAAGTAGTAAAAGCTGAATTGGAATTTATTAAGTTTCTATTGGCTGAATCAGTTGTACTTGAAAAGATGTTTATACAGCCTGCCGAAGGAGCAGTTGCACTTAAGATTTTGAAAGAGGTTCTTCGATTTCAACGTTCATCAACAAAGGCAGAAATTGTATACCTAGATCCTGATGATGAAG AATGA
- the LOC126671482 gene encoding F-box/FBD/LRR-repeat protein At1g13570-like isoform X2 gives MFQWVRFDTNVFSFISKCSSLEKLSIKSCSNIGNLDIDIPSLEFFHFYGSFEAICFSKASQNLSTVIIDNAATDVNISVLESSEPINLFQCLRNVEHLRLGSHFVDYLVEGTMPRKLSATLGWLRVLELPEIRFGWADEVSLVLCLVVSSPNLQKLEIGSVPTTYEIQSLAPEILKVQDLLDNALKKLRVVSMKLADTEVVKAELEFIKFLLAESVVLEKMFIQPAEGAVALKILKEVLRFQRSSTKAEIVYLDPDDEGILIYM, from the exons ATGTTTCAGTGGGTTCGTTTTGATACCAATGTATTTAGTTTCATCTCCAAATGCTCATCACTTGAAAAACTTTCTATAAAAAGCTGTTCCAATATTGGTAACCTTGATATTGACATTCCTTCCCTTGAGTTCTTTCACTTCTATGGCTCTTTTGAGGCTATTTGTTTTAGTAAAGCTAGTCAGAATCTTTCAACGGTTATAATTGATAATGCCGCAACTGATGTAAATATTTCGGTACTCGAAAGCTCTGAACCGATCAATCTTTTCCAATGTCTACGTAATGTTGAGCACTTGCGTCTCGGATCTCACTTTGTGGAT TATCTGGTTGAAGGAACAATGCCAAGAAAACTTTCAGCAACTCTTGGCTGGCTTAGAGTTCTTGAATTACCTGAAATACGTTTTGGGTGGGCGGACGAGGTCTCTCTTGTTCTTTGCTTGGTTGTGAGCTCTCCTAACTTGCAGAAGCTTGAGATTGGG TCTGTTCCAACTACGTATGAAATACAGTCTCTTGCTCCTGAAATTTTGAAAGTACAAGACCTTTTGGATAATGCGCTGAAAAAGCTTCGAGTGGTGAGCATGAAGCTTGCAGACACGGAAGTAGTAAAAGCTGAATTGGAATTTATTAAGTTTCTATTGGCTGAATCAGTTGTACTTGAAAAGATGTTTATACAGCCTGCCGAAGGAGCAGTTGCACTTAAGATTTTGAAAGAGGTTCTTCGATTTCAACGTTCATCAACAAAGGCAGAAATTGTATACCTAGATCCTGATGATGAAG GAATTTTGATCTATATGTAG
- the LOC126671482 gene encoding F-box/FBD/LRR-repeat protein At1g13570-like isoform X1, whose protein sequence is MFQWVRFDTNVFSFISKCSSLEKLSIKSCSNIGNLDIDIPSLEFFHFYGSFEAICFSKASQNLSTVIIDNAATDVNISVLESSEPINLFQCLRNVEHLRLGSHFVDYLVEGTMPRKLSATLGWLRVLELPEIRFGWADEVSLVLCLVVSSPNLQKLEIGSVPTTYEIQSLAPEILKVQDLLDNALKKLRVVSMKLADTEVVKAELEFIKFLLAESVVLEKMFIQPAEGAVALKILKEVLRFQRSSTKAEIVYLDPDDEVLCVWDLL, encoded by the exons ATGTTTCAGTGGGTTCGTTTTGATACCAATGTATTTAGTTTCATCTCCAAATGCTCATCACTTGAAAAACTTTCTATAAAAAGCTGTTCCAATATTGGTAACCTTGATATTGACATTCCTTCCCTTGAGTTCTTTCACTTCTATGGCTCTTTTGAGGCTATTTGTTTTAGTAAAGCTAGTCAGAATCTTTCAACGGTTATAATTGATAATGCCGCAACTGATGTAAATATTTCGGTACTCGAAAGCTCTGAACCGATCAATCTTTTCCAATGTCTACGTAATGTTGAGCACTTGCGTCTCGGATCTCACTTTGTGGAT TATCTGGTTGAAGGAACAATGCCAAGAAAACTTTCAGCAACTCTTGGCTGGCTTAGAGTTCTTGAATTACCTGAAATACGTTTTGGGTGGGCGGACGAGGTCTCTCTTGTTCTTTGCTTGGTTGTGAGCTCTCCTAACTTGCAGAAGCTTGAGATTGGG TCTGTTCCAACTACGTATGAAATACAGTCTCTTGCTCCTGAAATTTTGAAAGTACAAGACCTTTTGGATAATGCGCTGAAAAAGCTTCGAGTGGTGAGCATGAAGCTTGCAGACACGGAAGTAGTAAAAGCTGAATTGGAATTTATTAAGTTTCTATTGGCTGAATCAGTTGTACTTGAAAAGATGTTTATACAGCCTGCCGAAGGAGCAGTTGCACTTAAGATTTTGAAAGAGGTTCTTCGATTTCAACGTTCATCAACAAAGGCAGAAATTGTATACCTAGATCCTGATGATGAAG TTTTGTGTGTATGGGATCTTTTATAA
- the LOC130015351 gene encoding F-box/FBD/LRR-repeat protein At1g13570-like produces the protein MDNRNNTKSDIISNLPSGIIDNILICLPIHEAVKTSVLSKNWRSKWRYLSKLVFDNTFYLTSKRSITTLFFNIYKVLLLHHGPISNFTFHVQLLGDYPEINQLFLYLSEKNVQEISFDAGGDYQYGTYRLPSYLFSCVTLRRLTLFSCSFKVPLAFQGFVKLIYLEFQWVNYNINVFETFISKCPLLETLSIKECDNTCNLDIDLPNLRFFEFSRYFESICFRKPCRHLSTVIFDGHFVRHAFESTRFFESLHVVEYLRLGREFVNCLRDGIMPRKFSLGCLRVLELPDIRFWCSNEVSVVLCLIVSSPNLEKLEIGSFAPCYYNKLESLAPQLLKVEDLLENALKKLRVVKMKMEYIKEIKAELDFIKFLLAESVALEKMFIQPHTKTVAEEGLEILKEITQFQCSSNKAEIVCIDPDDDDDSEDSSDDDSGSGEGSNYGSEG, from the exons ATG GATAACCGGAACAACACAAAATCTGATATAATCAGTAACTTGCCGAGTGGCATCATAGACAATATTCTAATTTGTCTGCCAATTCATGAAGCAGTGAAGACTAGCGTCTTGTCAAAGAATTGGAGGTCCAAGTGGAGATATCTTTCCAAATTGGTTTTTGACAATACTTTTTATCTGACATCAAAACGGAGCATTActactcttttttttaatatttataaagttCTATTACTTCACCATGGACCCATCTCCAATTTTACTTTTCATGTTCAGTTGTTAGGAGATTATCCTGAGATTAACCAGTTGTTTCTTTACCTGAGCGAGAAAAATGTTCAAGAAATTTCCTTTGATGCTGGAGGAGATTATCAGTATGGAACCTACAGATTGCCATCATATCTGTTCTCATGTGTGACATTGAGGCGCTTGACCTTATTCTCGTGTTCTTTCAAAGTTCCATTGGCGTTTCAAGGATTTGTCAAGTTGATATATCTTGAGTTTCAGTgggttaattataatattaatgtgTTCGAAACTTTCATCTCCAAATGCCCATTACTCGAAACACTTTCTATTAAAGAATGTGATAATACATGTAATCTCGATATTGACCTTCCGAATCTTAGGTTCTTTGAGTTCTCTAGATATTTCGAGTCAATTTGTTTTAGAAAACCTTGTCGGCATCTTTCAACGGTTATATTTGATGGACATTTTGTCAGACACGCCTTTGAATCAACCAGGTTTTTCGAGAGTCTGCATGTCGTCGAATACTTGCGTCTCGGACGTGAATTTGTGAAT TGCCTGCGTGATGGAATTATGCCAAGAAAATTTTCTCTTGGATGTCTTAGAGTTCTTGAATTGCCTGATATACGTTTTTGGTGTTCGAATGAGGTCTCGGTTGTTCTTTGCTTGATTGTGAGCTCTCCTAACTTAGAGAAGCTTGAGATTGGG TCTTTTGCACCTTGTTATTACAATAAACTAGAGTCTCTGGCTCCACAACTTCTAAAAGTGGAAGACCTCTTAGAAAATGCACTGAAAAAGCTTCGAGTGGTGAAGATGAAGATGGAAtacataaaagaaataaaagctGAACTAGATTTTATTAAGTTCTTATTGGCTGAATCAGTGGCACTAGAAAAAATGTTTATACAGCCTCACACAAAAACAGTTGCTGAGGAAGGACTTGAGATTCTGAAAGAGATAACTCAATTTCAATGTTCGTCAAATAAAGCAGAAATTGTGTGCATAGAtcctgatgatgatgatgatagtGAAGATAGTAGTGATGATGATAGTGGCAGTGGTGAAGGTAGTAATTATGGCAGTGAAGGTTAG
- the LOC126671483 gene encoding F-box/FBD/LRR-repeat protein At1g13570-like isoform X1 → MDSQSTKRIVSSSRSDRISNLPSNIIDNILVCLPIHEAVKTSILSKNWKFRWRYLPKLVFDYTFYHRSIRPSFSKPNITKLFLIIFRVLLLHHGSILNFTFHAPLLKNYSEIDHLVLYLSEKDVHEIVFDFGEGGYGMHRLPSYLFSCVTLRKLTLSSCAFTVPLTFHGFSKLISLTFDSVYFDTKGEFETFISKCPLLETLSIKDCHQIDNLDIGLPYLKFFRFSGSCKAICFRNTSQYLSTVVFDEDFSGPYSSEPTKLFKCLPVVEHLRLGPEFLHYLIGGRMPRRLSLGCLRVLELPRVYFGWTAIISVVLRLIVSSPNLEKLEIGFVGNDCKFDHLVVELLKVEYLLDDALKKLRVVKMTISNTAKVKPELEFAKFLLFGSVVLEKMFIKPGYGTTAEGVSIILKEITGFQRASKKAEILYLDPRRCC, encoded by the exons ATG GATAGCCAGTCCACTAAAAGGATTGTGAGTAGCTCAAGATCCGATAGAATCAGCAACTTGCCGAGCAACATCATAGATAATATTCTAGTTTGTCTGCCCATTCATGAAGCAGTCAAGACTAGTATATTGTCAAAGAATTGGAAGTTCAGGTGGAGATATCTTCCCAAATTGGTATTTGACTATACATTTTATCACAGATCGATAAGACCCTCTTTTTCAAAACCTAACATTACTAAACTTTTTCTTATTATCTTTAGAGTTTTATTACTACACCATGGATCCATATTGAATTTTACTTTTCATGCTCCATTGTTAAAAAACTATTCCGAGATTGACCACTTGGTGCTTTACCTGAGCGAGAAAGATGTTCATGAAATTGTCTTTGATTTTGGAGAAGGTGGTTATGGAATGCATAGATTGCCATCATATCTGTTCTCATGTGTGACATTGAGGAAATTGACCTTGTCCTCGTGTGCTTTCACAGTTCCATTGACATTTCATGGATTTTCTAAGTTGATTTCTCTTACGTTTGACTCAGTTTATTTTGATACCAAAGGCGAATTTGAAACTTTCATCTCTAAATGCCCATTACTTGAAACACTTTCTATAAAAGACTGTCACCAAATTGATAACCTCGATATTGGCCTTCCTTATCTCAAGTTCTTTCGCTTCTCCGGCTCTTGTAAGGCTATTTGTTTTAGAAATACTAGTCAGTATCTTTCAACAGTTGTATTTGATGAAGATTTTAGCGGACCCTATTCCTCTGAACCAACCAAGCTTTTTAAATGTCTGCCTGTTGTCGAGCACTTGCGTCTTGGACCTGAATTTTTGCAT TACCTTATTGGTGGAAGAATGCCAAGGAGACTTTCTCTTGGCTGTCTTAGAGTTCTCGAACTGCCTCGAGTATATTTTGGGTGGACGGCTATTATCTCTGTTGTTCTTCGCTTGATCGTGAGCTCTCCCAACTTAGAGAAGCTGGAGATTGGG TTTGTAGGAAATGATTGTAAATTTGATCATCTTGTTGTGGAACTTTTAAAAGTGGAATACCTTTTAGATGATGCACTGAAAAAGCTTCGAGTGGTGAAGATGACGATCTCAAACACAGCAAAAGTAAAACCTGAACTGGAATTTGCAAAGTTTCTATTGTTTGGATCTGTGGTACTAGAAAAGATGTTTATAAAGCCTGGCTACGGAACAACTGCTGAGGGAGTATCTATAATTTTGAAAGAGATAACTGGATTTCAGCGAGCATCAAAGAAAGCAGAAATTTTATACCTGGATCCCCGACGGTGTTGCTGA
- the LOC126671483 gene encoding F-box/FBD/LRR-repeat protein At1g13570-like isoform X2, translating to MDSQSTKRIVSSSRSDRISNLPSNIIDNILVCLPIHEAVKTSILSKNWKFRWRYLPKLVFDYTFYHRSIRPSFSKPNITKLFLIIFRVLLLHHGSILNFTFHAPLLKNYSEIDHLVLYLSEKDVHEIVFDFGEGGYGMHRLPSYLFSCVTLRKLTLSSCAFTVPLTFHGFSKLISLTFDSVYFDTKGEFETFISKCPLLETLSIKDCHQIDNLDIGLPYLKFFRFSGSCKAICFRNTSQYLSTVVFDEDFSGPYSSEPTKLFKCLPVVEHLRLGPEFLHYLIGGRMPRRLSLGCLRVLELPRVYFGWTAIISVVLRLIVSSPNLEKLEIGVIFYLFTVFVRCVSYFLSKRLCLLFFA from the exons ATG GATAGCCAGTCCACTAAAAGGATTGTGAGTAGCTCAAGATCCGATAGAATCAGCAACTTGCCGAGCAACATCATAGATAATATTCTAGTTTGTCTGCCCATTCATGAAGCAGTCAAGACTAGTATATTGTCAAAGAATTGGAAGTTCAGGTGGAGATATCTTCCCAAATTGGTATTTGACTATACATTTTATCACAGATCGATAAGACCCTCTTTTTCAAAACCTAACATTACTAAACTTTTTCTTATTATCTTTAGAGTTTTATTACTACACCATGGATCCATATTGAATTTTACTTTTCATGCTCCATTGTTAAAAAACTATTCCGAGATTGACCACTTGGTGCTTTACCTGAGCGAGAAAGATGTTCATGAAATTGTCTTTGATTTTGGAGAAGGTGGTTATGGAATGCATAGATTGCCATCATATCTGTTCTCATGTGTGACATTGAGGAAATTGACCTTGTCCTCGTGTGCTTTCACAGTTCCATTGACATTTCATGGATTTTCTAAGTTGATTTCTCTTACGTTTGACTCAGTTTATTTTGATACCAAAGGCGAATTTGAAACTTTCATCTCTAAATGCCCATTACTTGAAACACTTTCTATAAAAGACTGTCACCAAATTGATAACCTCGATATTGGCCTTCCTTATCTCAAGTTCTTTCGCTTCTCCGGCTCTTGTAAGGCTATTTGTTTTAGAAATACTAGTCAGTATCTTTCAACAGTTGTATTTGATGAAGATTTTAGCGGACCCTATTCCTCTGAACCAACCAAGCTTTTTAAATGTCTGCCTGTTGTCGAGCACTTGCGTCTTGGACCTGAATTTTTGCAT TACCTTATTGGTGGAAGAATGCCAAGGAGACTTTCTCTTGGCTGTCTTAGAGTTCTCGAACTGCCTCGAGTATATTTTGGGTGGACGGCTATTATCTCTGTTGTTCTTCGCTTGATCGTGAGCTCTCCCAACTTAGAGAAGCTGGAGATTGGGGTAATTTTCTATTTGTTCACTGTCTTTGTACGTTGTGTTTCATATTTTCTGTCCAAACGATTATGTCTGCTGTTCTTTGCTTGA